CAAAATCTCTATGCACATCATTTTCAAACTCTTTAATTCAATTTTGAGCTACATTATGTATCGTGTAGgaattgttaaatcatcatttattttagAAGTTTAAGCTGTCCCAAAAACTTGAGCCGATAAAAAATGAtaagtttaatcatttaatcaataatttaacagAAATAGCTGTGTTGAAACTTCTTCAAAGATTGACGAGTTATTCAATGATCACATTCAACTTGCTCAAGGTTTCCATGGTTTCAAAAAGATATTCAACTCAACCGTCTATCACGCCAAACTCGAGGTACGAAATAGAAgcagtaaattaattaaatgcatgTATCCATATTCACTTCGCATGCTTCTGatgaatttgatatatatacacacaattATAGGATCGATTTGCCATCAACGATAACCAGCGTTATTTAGACTATTTTGAAATTCTCCAAGGCTTTCATAGTGGGCAGAAGAGCATGGCGAAAATTGTTCAAGAGGTACCTTAATTCGCCTTTCCATCTTCTTCATtcaatttttatcttcttcCATCTTCCTTAATTTTCTCTCATAATATTTGATTAACTTGTTATTGCAGTTAGCCATACTTTTTACTGGTCATATGGATTTATTCTTGGGGTTCTGTGAATTCTTACCGCGTGACTTTGATTTTGGTGAGTGAGAAAAGGCCATCATCACggaaaagttcaaaaactcaaacatgTTCCAATGATTTacttttgtttctgtttcttcTTGCATTGTTACTTTTGTGGTTTGGTAAGATTTAATTCC
This genomic interval from Corylus avellana chromosome ca3, CavTom2PMs-1.0 contains the following:
- the LOC132174852 gene encoding paired amphipathic helix protein Sin3-like 1 isoform X5: MPIDVCRSPICLIACTRILLRESSKLMKLVREYNNGEVYDRLKQILKDQLERRNSCVETSSKIDELFNDHIQLAQGFHGFKKIFNSTVYHAKLEDRFAINDNQRYLDYFEILQGFHSGQKSMAKIVQELAILFTGHMDLFLGFCEFLPRDFDFGE
- the LOC132174852 gene encoding paired amphipathic helix protein Sin3-like 1 isoform X7, with translation MFSVRILLRESSKLMKLVREYNNGEVYDRLKQILKDQLERRNSCVETSSKIDELFNDHIQLAQGFHGFKKIFNSTVYHAKLEDRFAINDNQRYLDYFEILQGFHSGQKSMAKIVQELAILFTGHMDLFLGFCEFLPRDFDFGE
- the LOC132174852 gene encoding paired amphipathic helix protein Sin3-like 1 isoform X4, whose protein sequence is MTNVSYIYIYRVSLRLRRQLAQLKQPQKIRINFSPSSKIRHLCLQLAKMPIDVCRSPILLRESSKLMKLVREYNNGEVYDRLKQILKDQLERRNSCVETSSKIDELFNDHIQLAQGFHGFKKIFNSTVYHAKLEDRFAINDNQRYLDYFEILQGFHSGQKSMAKIVQELAILFTGHMDLFLGFCEFLPRDFDFGE
- the LOC132174852 gene encoding paired amphipathic helix protein Sin3-like 1 isoform X3, which encodes MPMTNVSYIYIYRVGLRLRRQLAQLKQPQKIRINFSPSSKIRHLCLQLAKMAIDVRRSPILLRESSKFVKLVREYNNGEVYDRFKQILKDQLERRNSCVETSSKIDELFNDHIQLAQGFHGFKKIFNSTVYHAKLEDRFAINDNQRYLDYFEILQGFHSGQKSMAKIVQELAILFTGHMDLFLGFCEFLPRDFDFGE
- the LOC132174852 gene encoding paired amphipathic helix protein Sin3-like 1 isoform X1, which produces MTNVSYIYIYRVSLRLRRQLAQLKQPQKIRINFSPSSKIRHLCLQLAKMPIDVCRSPICLIACTRILLRESSKLMKLVREYNNGEVYDRLKQILKDQLERRNSCVETSSKIDELFNDHIQLAQGFHGFKKIFNSTVYHAKLEDRFAINDNQRYLDYFEILQGFHSGQKSMAKIVQELAILFTGHMDLFLGFCEFLPRDFDFGE
- the LOC132174852 gene encoding paired amphipathic helix protein Sin3-like 1 isoform X2 yields the protein MFSVRVSLRLRRQLAQLKQPQKIRINFSPSSKIRHLCLQLAKMPIDVCRSPICLIACTRILLRESSKLMKLVREYNNGEVYDRLKQILKDQLERRNSCVETSSKIDELFNDHIQLAQGFHGFKKIFNSTVYHAKLEDRFAINDNQRYLDYFEILQGFHSGQKSMAKIVQELAILFTGHMDLFLGFCEFLPRDFDFGE